One region of Bacillus zhangzhouensis genomic DNA includes:
- a CDS encoding ABC transporter ATP-binding protein has protein sequence MSLLTVKDVTGGYTKNPVLKNISFELERNQIVGLIGLNGAGKSTTIRHIIGLMKPHKGVIELNGRTLQDNQEAYRSQFTFIPETPVLYEELTLKEHLELTAMAYGLSKEQLDERLPSLLKEFRMEKRLKWFPAHFSKGMKQKVMIMCAFLVEPELYIIDEPFLGLDPLAINALLERMNAAKKSGASVLMSTHILATAERYCDSFIILHEGEIRAKGTLAELREQFNMRDATLDDLYLELTKEESYE, from the coding sequence ATGTCCCTTCTCACTGTAAAAGATGTAACGGGCGGGTATACGAAGAATCCCGTTCTAAAAAATATTTCATTTGAATTAGAAAGAAATCAAATTGTCGGTCTCATTGGCTTAAACGGGGCGGGGAAAAGTACAACCATCCGCCATATTATCGGGCTCATGAAACCGCATAAAGGTGTCATTGAATTGAATGGACGAACCCTTCAAGACAACCAAGAGGCGTATCGTTCACAATTTACCTTTATTCCTGAGACACCTGTTTTATATGAAGAATTAACGTTAAAAGAGCATTTAGAGCTGACAGCGATGGCTTACGGCCTATCAAAGGAACAATTAGACGAACGTCTACCGTCGTTGCTGAAAGAATTTCGAATGGAGAAACGGCTGAAATGGTTCCCTGCTCATTTTTCAAAAGGAATGAAGCAGAAGGTCATGATTATGTGTGCATTCCTTGTGGAACCAGAGCTGTATATTATCGATGAACCGTTTTTAGGCCTTGATCCTCTTGCCATCAATGCACTGCTTGAACGGATGAATGCTGCGAAGAAAAGCGGTGCTAGTGTCCTGATGTCAACGCATATTTTAGCGACAGCTGAGCGCTATTGTGATTCCTTCATTATTTTGCACGAAGGGGAAATCAGAGCGAAAGGAACACTGGCAGAGCTGAGAGAACAGTTCAATATGAGAGATGCGACACTCGATGATCTTTATTTGGAATTAACAAAGGAAGAAAGCTATGAGTAA
- a CDS encoding ABC transporter permease produces the protein MSKTTQTIWKSRLEEHIQETRKYLKYMFNDHLVIVLIFFLAGGASWYSSWLKHIPVHFPSYWMMAVVFSLVLTSSYVRTLIKEADLVFLLPLEGKMEPYLKQAFNFSFISQLFPLIAVSIVALPLYSAVSSGGLTGYVLILAQMILIKGLNTAIQWRMTYFQGKHVRWLDAALRFLLNMMLIYTVLQVAYAIAIVFYLIYGVYLVYLTNAVKKQPFQWELHISDELKRKQRFYRLANLFTDVPHLKKQVKRRAYMDWILKFVPYDQRKTFSYMYVRAFVRSNDYFGLVLRLTAVFVLIILYTGAAGWVGALLVLFTVFITGVQLVPLTKHFAHLSLQALYPVSPKEKDRSFFVLVRNVLIIQSILLSCALLPAGGWQGSGLAFLISLAFVLVLFKPYVQSRLKKMR, from the coding sequence ATGAGTAAAACAACGCAAACCATTTGGAAATCAAGGCTAGAGGAACACATACAAGAAACAAGAAAATACTTAAAATACATGTTCAACGATCATCTTGTCATTGTGCTCATTTTTTTCCTTGCAGGCGGAGCAAGCTGGTACAGCAGCTGGCTCAAGCATATTCCGGTTCACTTCCCATCCTACTGGATGATGGCAGTTGTTTTCTCATTAGTACTTACAAGCTCGTACGTACGTACGTTGATTAAAGAAGCCGATCTCGTGTTTTTGCTTCCTTTGGAAGGAAAGATGGAGCCTTACTTAAAACAAGCTTTTAACTTTAGCTTCATTTCTCAGCTGTTTCCTCTCATTGCTGTATCCATTGTCGCACTTCCGCTTTATTCGGCAGTGTCTTCAGGAGGCCTTACGGGGTATGTGCTGATATTGGCGCAAATGATTTTGATAAAGGGCCTGAATACAGCCATTCAATGGAGAATGACTTATTTTCAAGGAAAACACGTGAGATGGCTCGATGCAGCCCTTCGTTTTCTATTAAATATGATGTTGATCTACACCGTTTTACAGGTAGCCTATGCGATTGCAATCGTTTTTTATCTTATCTACGGTGTATATCTTGTCTACTTAACAAATGCAGTGAAAAAACAGCCTTTTCAATGGGAATTGCATATTTCTGATGAATTAAAACGGAAGCAGCGCTTTTATCGTTTGGCAAACTTATTTACAGATGTGCCTCACTTAAAGAAACAGGTGAAAAGAAGAGCATACATGGACTGGATTTTGAAGTTTGTTCCTTACGACCAGCGTAAAACTTTTTCTTATATGTATGTGAGGGCGTTTGTACGCTCAAATGACTATTTTGGTCTGGTGTTAAGATTAACGGCTGTGTTTGTCCTGATTATTTTGTATACAGGTGCAGCAGGCTGGGTGGGTGCGTTACTGGTCTTGTTCACAGTATTTATCACAGGTGTACAGCTTGTGCCGTTAACGAAGCACTTTGCTCATCTTTCATTACAGGCACTTTATCCAGTTTCTCCAAAAGAAAAGGATCGAAGCTTTTTTGTTCTCGTACGTAATGTGCTCATCATTCAATCGATATTGCTGAGCTGTGCGCTGCTTCCAGCAGGAGGCTGGCAGGGAAGCGGACTTGCCTTTCTCATTTCTTTAGCATTTGTGCTTGTCCTCTTTAAGCCTTACGTACAAAGCAGGTTAAAAAAGATGAGATAA